In Cololabis saira isolate AMF1-May2022 chromosome 1, fColSai1.1, whole genome shotgun sequence, the following proteins share a genomic window:
- the fbxl18 gene encoding F-box/LRR-repeat protein 18: protein MINFKSSGSISGAVHATKEAMNQQILQAVCDEDTMSSNSVGMSDLSDEILLCILHHVPVCDLLMNVANVCQKLHTLCHDKTLLTNVRLSEEYLADDQLVRRTLKQLSNHVQSLSLNGCYWLSGSTMEHLARCRGVTHLDVTGCRLTSLSLSRLLSSLSLLRSLAFDVRPCFNSALLSSEAVDSLSRLTELRQTLFTPSYGVVPCCAQLRKLMLQFDIPDVTREGVGVCCQLMVGQSSVPHYEQLEEFTARLAPGEVNQTLLLLYLAVFSVHIPKHLRIFLVSIPGPNPAHWPAAPSLAQSLGERGDLVALQLPRSWLDSLSLKRALEGNSPKHLSFSRCPALWPQVFQSLLNGGVRDATQLISLNLSGINHVPYSECRSVEDQLVSGTVSQLAAACCNIKHLNLMHTHYHHEHSSGLNGEAHLCASLARFKRLRSLTLPACALSDGLNTSNISTRNPALSPLFQGLKKPPRVGLQTYKPDSEPPPSGNGTSGLALLTAGCPFLETFELIGPGFASTLPRLEPCSRASVEPRGMCAWARGVGDTHLAALEALPRLHRVTLAGLPGVVRGTGLVQLTQQCRDLRVLSLANLGSLKTMSYTAALLDALKQCTQLQELRLEQPYLNANSSFFEALSCCSRLQRVCLISRSGTFDPSATETFMENCCHVIMCHMFMGGTLVACRTLQKALLDRFSVERSALSVAIYPLQHEDLPSVIRGIPLTLLDQITLFQSHVAQPPHLSPL from the exons GCTGTATGTGATGAGGACACAATGTCCTCCAACTCTGTTGGGATGTCGGATTTGTCTGATGAGATACTGCTGTGTATCCTCCACCATGTCCCAGTGTGTGATCTGCTGATGAACGTGGCAAATGTCTGCCAGAAGTTGCACACATTATGCCACGATAAAACCCTGCTCACCAACGTCAGGCTGTCTGAAGAATATCTG GCTGACGATCAGTTGGTCCGCCGAACACTGAAGCAGCTGTCCAACCATGTTCAGTCTCTGAGCCTGAATGGCTGCTACTGGTTGTCCGGTTCCACCATGGAGCACCTTGCACGCTGCAGAGGAGTGACGCATCTTGACGTTACCGGCTGTCGCCTGACTTCTCTTAGCCTGTCACGTCTCCTCTCCTCCCTGTCTTTACTCAGATCACTTGCTTTTGACGTGAGGCCATGCTTCAACTCGGCCCTGCTGAGTTCAGAGGCCGTGGATTCACTGAGCCGCCTGACGGAGCTCAGACAGACTCTCTTCACGCCAAGTTATGGGGTGGTGCCCTGCTGTGCCCAGCTGCGCAA GCTGATGCTGCAGTTCGACATCCCAGATGTGACCAGAGAGGGCGTTGGTGTTTGCTGTCAGTTAATGGTTGGTCAGAGCAGTGTGCCGCATTATGAGCAGCTGGAGGAGTTCACCGCAAGGCTGGCTCCGGGAGAG GTCAACCAGACCTTACTGCTTCTTTACCTGGCAGTATTCAGCGTTCACATTCCGAAGCATCTCAGAATTTTCCTGGTGTCCATTCCTGGTCCAAACCCGGCTCACTGGCCAGCCGCTCCCTCTCTGGCTCAGAGCTTGGGTGAACGAGGAGACCTGGTGGCCCTGCAGCTCCCTCGGTCCTGGTTAGATTCTTTGTCGCTGAAGAGAGCTCTGGAGGGAAACAGTCCCAAGCACCTGAGCTTCAGCCGCTGCCCGGCTCTATGGCCCCAGGTGTTCCAGTCGCTGCTGAACGGAGGAGTCAGAGATGCCACGCAGCTGATCAGCCTCAACCTCAGTGGGATAAACCATGTTCCTTACTCCGAGTGCAGGAGTGTGGAGGATCAACTGGTTTCTGGGACAGTGAGCCAGTTGGCGGCAGCCTGCTGCAACATTAAACACTTAAACCTGATGCACACGCATTATCATCATGAACACTCATCTGGGCTAAATGGggaggcacacctgtgtgccaGCTTGGCCAGATTCAAACGGCTTCGCTCGCTCACTCTGCCTGCATGTGCTCTGTCAGATGGCTTAAATACATCCAACATCTCCACACGCAACCCGGCTCTCTCTCCGTTGTTCCAGGGCTTGAAGAAACCGCCGCGCGTGGGCCTTCAGACTTACAAGCCTGATTCAGAGCCACCTCCTTCAGGGAACGGCACCTCAGGGTTGGCCTTGCTCACTGCCGGCTGTCCTTTTTTGGAAACTTTTGAGCTCATTGGTCCAGGATTCGCCTCAACGCTTCCTCGGCTGGAGCCCTGCTCCCGAGCCAGCGTGGAGCCTCGCGGTATGTGTGCATGGGCACGAGGAGTTGGCGACACGCACTTGGCAGCACTTGAGGCGTTGCCTCGATTGCATCGCGTGACTCTGGCTGGACTTCCTGGAGTGGTCAGAGGAACGGGACTGGTACAGCTGACCCAGCAGTGCAGAGACCTAAGAGTGTTATCCCTCGCCAATCTGGGATCCCTGAAAACTATGAGTTACACAGCTGCCTTGTTGGACGCACTTAAGCAGTGCACTCAGTTGCAAGAACTCAG GTTAGAGCAGCCTTACCTAAATGCCAATTCATCTTTCTTCGAGGCTCTGTCCTGCTGCTCTCGCCTCCAGCGTGTCTGTCTCATCTCGCGTAGCGGCACCTTTGACCCATCGGCCACAGAGACCTTCATGGAGAATTGCTGCCACGTCATCATGTGCCACATGTTCATGGGTGGCACCTTGGTGGCTTGTCGGACCCTGCAGAAAGCTCTGCTGGATAG ATTTTCAGTTGAGCGCTCAGCTCTGAGTGTGGCCATCTATCCGTTACAACACGAAGACTTGCCGTCGGTCATCAGAGGGATTCCACTAACGCTGCTGGATCAGATAACTTTGTTTCAgagccacgtggcgcagccacCACATTTATCACCACTGTGA